cccccagtctACTAACAGCCTTAAAATCCTTTCTTGCCACTCCCCTTCTCCACTCTATACTCGCCATCTGGCCTCTCCATTCTCAGTCTGAATGCTTGACAATTTTCCTTCCAACTGATGCTGCTCAGaacgttgagttcttccagcagattggtCATACACCCGTTAGATATTGCATCAGCACTCACACCCGCAACTCTATGACCCTCTTTATTTCCAGTCCCTAAGAAGAATCCCAGCTCAAAAGGTCAACAGTCcaattccctccacagatgtggcTGACCCTTTACACtcctttttgtgtgttacttcagatgtccagtatctgcagtctatCGTGTCTCTTAATTACCTTTTGTTTTGTCCTCAGAGAGTATTGTCACAGGTCACTGATCGCCTTCTCTCCAGAAGAGGCTGAGGTGGAGCAATAAGAGTAGGAGGCACAGGATGGTCTGTAAACCGGGATAAGGGGGAAGGCTGATGACAATAGCTCAGAGAAACTGACAGAGTATGAGGTTGGGACAAGTTGAATTCACACAAAGGTACAATTGGCTCCAGCAGGACAAACTCTGACACACTTCACAAGTGATCTGGTGCAGGGTTTTTGCCAGATGGTAAAGTCAGCAGctgataagagtgggctccctcacctccaccccgcTGACTCTcatcacaggagcccctcagggctgtgtactaagtcacctcctttattccctgtatacccatgactgtgttgccacccacagctctaatctgctaattaaatttgctgatgacactacattgattgggcttatctcaaacaataacgaaaTGGCCTATGGGGAAGAAGTcagctctctgacacagtggtatcaagaaaacaacctctctctcaatgttgcaaaaacaaaggagctggttgttgattacaggaggaatgaagatgggctaactcctattgacatcaatggatcaggggttgagagagtaaacagctttaagttccttggcatccacatcactgatgtgtacaccagctgtgtggtgaaaaaggcacaaaagaacctctttcacctcagacggttgaagaagtttggtatgggcccccaaatcctaggaactttctacaggggcacaattgagagcatcctgactgtctgcatcactgcctggtatgggaactgtacctcccttaatcgcaggactctgcagagagtggtgcggacaaccCAGCTCATCAATATCTACTATTCAGGATATTTGCAAAGACAGATGTGAAAAAAGggtctgtaggatcattggggacccaagtcaccccaaccacaatctattccagctgctaccatctgggaaacagtaccacagcataagagccaggaccaacaggctctgggacagcttcttccactaggccaggggtcagcaacctttaccactgaaagagccacttggacccgtttcccacagaaaagaaaacactgggagccgcaaaacccgtttgacatttaaaatgaaataacactgcatacaacgtttttttttgcctttatgctatgtataaacaaactataatgtgttgcatttatgaaattgatgaactcctgcagagaaaacgaaattacatttctgcatgcaacaaaaacattttgaactccgaaaaaaagacgttgggttgaaagttacttttaagtaaaatattcaatgtctatttgagtccttcttgtatttatgaaaaacgccaaacttaaattttccgccagcagcaaaccaaaaataacgtcagccagctgtcatcctgaaaaatgaaaggactatttcactgaactatgaaaaaatatgaatataagtaaaataataggcaattaaaatatttatcatacttggttaatgggatttctgctcctggacctcagcgcacagcgtctgcacatcagggctgtatgatgtcaccttcatctttacacaggatcgcaagctgtcatctgtgaggttttcaatatcactccatttgtgtttctgagcaagaacggccttctgacgggcaacatcttcaaggtctgctgtcaagcgtctaaacttggacacccatatgtctttgtcggctatgtcggccagttccatctcaagatcaggttgactcacacctgccaatgcagtcgtattcagtagggaaggatcgatgcttaagggagtgaccgggaaggataatgtgtttttttcctctctgaactcacagaagcgtttcccaaacgatgtttgcattgcgatgattgcagaatgtaaatactccgaaattatcatgtcgtgaccttgtttgaactctctcaaattggggaagtgagacaaagtgcctttctgtaaatctctggcaagcactgtcaacttgcgctcgaatgccaaaacatcctccaacatgtgcagggctgtacgtcctttcccctgaagagctgtgttcagcgtgttcaggtgcgctgtcatgtctaccatgaagtgtagcttttccagccactctggctgttccagctcaggaaaggtgagccctttgctgcccaggaaagttttcacttcttccagacacgcgacaaagcgtttcagcaccttccgtctggacagccagcgataaaaacacgttgtagcggtgtcagtaaactgcagtcaaagatagctttattcgaactaaacagccttgcttttaagcctccctcaacccagcccccatggacgcagatgctgcaaaagacgcgtactcacaaacccccgtaggctatctcccttagccggaatgccggctaattgtgagccgtttcggatgtggcaggaaatgtacaagatcaccataattacatttcaaaagctaacaaactaacataaaatacattttaattaaatactgaccaattatttcccaaagccacagggagccgcagcacagaggtgaaagagccacaaatggctcgggagccgcaggttgccgacccccgcactaggccatcagactgatgaattcatgttgacttgagtgtatttctatgttacattgactgttctatttattataaattactattatTGCACTTTGCACTTTGGagacaaagatttttacttctcatgtatatgaagagTGTAAGAaatcaagtcaattcaattcaattcaggatGTGGGATTCATGCATTTATAGTGACTGAGGCAATTCAGATGACTGCCACACCAGGGTGATCTCATCACTAGATTGATATAATGCTGAGAAAACTGCTTTGCAGTTTGCTATTACTGTTCTCTGATGCAAAAGCAGATGACAGAGCACAGCCGAGTCCATTTCCTAGGTCTCACAAGAGATGTCCAGAGCCAGGAGACCATGATCTGCACACTGGATGACATGCACACTTTTTTGTTGGGCATCAGTGATGATGTCCAATGGTTTGGCTGCTGAGTTCTGTAGGGGTAGAACTGGAAATCTTTTCCTTCTATGCAGTCTCACCATCATCTATCTGGAGGTCTTGTCTCTGCTAAATGGGAGCAGCTTGCAGTTTTGAAGTAACATTGGTAAGTCACCGATAGTGGCTGGATACGCTCATTGACAGAAGAAGTGCAACTTGTGAGCAGCTCTCCATTTCTGCAGGACCTTGGGTGGCACAGCAGAGTGGCTAGTAGTTATTGCATCATGGTCCCAGCGACTTGGGTTCAATCATGACCTTTGGTGCTATCTGTGCAGAATTTTGTGCAGAATTTACGTGTTCGTTCTGTGACTACAAGGATCTTTTTCAGCTGCTACAGCTTCGTCCTTCATCCTAAATGTTTGAAAGTGAGGGGTAGAATCTGGGTGGCAGTTGATGGGAACTTTGGGCTAGAGTATTGATCGTGAATGGCTGACACAGAtctggtgggctgaagggtcagtttTCATGTCCTATGACAAGGATGCTACCGATTATAGTTCTTTGGGAATAAGCAAATTCTGTATGCGAGCAGCTCTCTGTCCTGTACCAATATACAGATGTTCACATCAGCAAATTGCTCCCCTGTATGCACAGTGATATAATAATGCAAGCAGATCTCTTTCCTCCAAAATCAGAAATATGGCACATGAAGACCCTTCTCTCTACTGTAGGAGCAGTATCATGGTGCCTCCTGTGTTCCCACACCCTTACCTCCAACCACTGACAACCCTCTTCACTGAGCGCAGAATCCTGCTCAGATTGTGTGGAGAGAGGTGACTGAGAAGAATATACTGCTAGGAACAGACAGAGCTAACCTGTGTCTTTACAGCTGGCTCAGCTCTTGCTCTGGGAGGTGATATTGCAGTGGTGAGAGCTGAGTGCTGTCAGATTGTTGCACCATTGTGCCTGAGTCGATATGAGATAGAGTATGTTGCTTGAGAGTATTGatgtccctctcctcctccctaaGTGCACTAGATCAGCTCGAACCATAACCTTCCAGGAATCACTGTTACAAACGGAgtcaggttttaatgttaaaaccactatctttattagtatctactcaaaatataaaagattaaatgaaataaacTGAAGGTAACAGTGtattgtgtgtatatatgtgcagCTCTCAAACTCTCAAGCTTAGGAACAATTCTTAAAGTTTTAAGATTCAGTGGCAAAGtagaaaagttcagtaatccacggaataaattaATGAGGGGAGAGACTTATAAATCCATGTTATAATGTAGAGAGAAAGCAATTACGaataattccacaggttccacactGGGTAAATGAAATAACAGTcaccgaagatcttatccgtcaaTTCTTTCCGAAATCCACATAGAAATAAGGTGACAGTTACAAAATAACCACA
The nucleotide sequence above comes from Hypanus sabinus isolate sHypSab1 chromosome 11, sHypSab1.hap1, whole genome shotgun sequence. Encoded proteins:
- the LOC132401584 gene encoding general transcription factor II-I repeat domain-containing protein 2-like: MVDMTAHLNTLNTALQGKGRTALHMLEDVLAFERKLTVLARDLQKGTLSHFPNLREFKQGHDMIISEYLHSAIIAMQTSFGKRFCEFREEKNTLSFPVTPLSIDPSLLNTTALAGVSQPDLEMELADIADKDIWVSKFRRLTADLEDVARQKAVLAQKHKWSDIENLTDDSLRSCVKMKVTSYSPDVQTLCAEVQEQKSH